A window of Pusillimonas sp. T7-7 contains these coding sequences:
- a CDS encoding alpha/beta fold hydrolase, translating to MAYWEWGDPDNDKVLLCVHGLTRTGRDFDTFAARLASDYRVVCPDVVGRGKSDWLINPAFYVVPQYAADMLTLIARLNPRQLDWVGTSMGGLIGLALAGTLAMSAQLRPKRADAGLPDKQVLRMGKVILNDIGPSISLSGLERIAGYVGQPMQFDSFSQAVDYVRSVSAGFGQHDQEGWEALTRHVFCEQDGQWVKHYDLRIAEPFAGQSEEVVKASEALLWGAYESIATPILVVRGELSDLLTAETAQQMLARNTHASLYGVPNVGHAPTLRTDDQIDPLRHFLLA from the coding sequence ATGGCCTACTGGGAATGGGGCGATCCCGACAATGACAAGGTTTTGCTGTGTGTTCATGGACTGACACGCACCGGGCGTGACTTTGACACTTTCGCGGCACGCCTGGCCAGCGACTATCGGGTGGTTTGCCCCGATGTGGTCGGGCGAGGCAAGTCCGACTGGCTGATCAACCCGGCTTTTTATGTGGTACCCCAGTACGCGGCCGATATGCTGACCCTGATCGCGCGCCTGAACCCCAGGCAACTGGATTGGGTTGGTACCTCCATGGGCGGCTTGATCGGGCTGGCCCTGGCTGGTACGCTTGCCATGTCTGCGCAGCTGCGGCCCAAGCGTGCAGATGCCGGCTTGCCCGACAAGCAGGTTCTGCGTATGGGTAAAGTCATATTGAACGATATCGGGCCCAGCATCAGCTTGTCGGGGCTTGAGCGCATTGCCGGTTATGTTGGCCAGCCCATGCAGTTCGACAGCTTCAGTCAGGCAGTCGACTACGTACGCAGTGTGTCGGCCGGCTTCGGTCAACACGACCAGGAAGGTTGGGAAGCGCTCACACGGCATGTTTTTTGCGAGCAAGACGGGCAGTGGGTCAAGCACTACGATCTGCGTATTGCCGAGCCTTTTGCAGGGCAGTCCGAAGAAGTTGTCAAAGCCTCCGAGGCCTTGTTGTGGGGGGCTTACGAAAGCATAGCCACGCCCATTCTTGTGGTGCGCGGTGAACTTTCTGATCTATTAACGGCCGAGACCGCCCAGCAAATGCTGGCTCGCAACACTCATGCCAGCCTGTACGGCGTACCCAATGTAGGACATGCGCCTACCTTGCGCACTGACGATCAAATTGATCCGCTACGACATTTTCTGCTGGCCTGA
- a CDS encoding dihydrolipoamide acetyltransferase family protein, which translates to MGIHLIKMPDIGEGIAEVELVEWHVQPGDTVVEDQLLADVMTDKATVQVPSPVNGTVHTLGGKVGEIMAVGSELIRLQVEGPGNVAADGKSSSPPRQEDATPPEAAKPSSNTQVVKPSASSASAAVVSPTALAAARPRGEKPLASPAVRKRAWDLGIELQYVPATGSGGQITHNDLDGYLAHGAMGAAASSHIAAYAPREDEQQVSVIGLRRKIAEKMQESKRRIPHFTYVEEIDVTELEALRSRLNTQWGAERGKLTILPLLARAMVLALRDFPQINARYDDEAGVVTRYGAVHLGIAAQTESGLMVPVLRHAETLDLWACAAEISRLAEAARTGRAAREELSGSTITLTSLGALGGVVSTPVINHPEVAIVGVNRIVERPVILGGAVVARKMMNLSSSFDHRVVDGMHAAEFIQKIRGYLECPAMLFVE; encoded by the coding sequence ATGGGTATACATTTGATCAAAATGCCGGACATCGGCGAGGGTATTGCCGAAGTCGAGCTGGTTGAATGGCATGTTCAGCCCGGCGACACGGTGGTCGAAGACCAATTATTGGCCGACGTCATGACCGACAAGGCCACAGTGCAGGTGCCGTCGCCGGTCAATGGCACGGTTCACACTTTGGGCGGCAAGGTGGGCGAGATTATGGCGGTGGGTTCGGAACTCATCCGCCTGCAGGTTGAAGGCCCGGGCAATGTGGCCGCTGACGGCAAGTCGAGCAGCCCCCCCAGGCAGGAAGATGCTACGCCACCTGAAGCGGCGAAGCCTAGCTCCAATACGCAAGTCGTTAAACCCAGCGCTTCCAGTGCTTCGGCAGCCGTCGTTTCCCCGACTGCTCTCGCCGCCGCACGCCCTCGGGGTGAAAAACCGCTGGCGTCGCCCGCAGTACGTAAACGCGCCTGGGACCTTGGCATAGAACTGCAATATGTGCCGGCTACCGGGTCCGGCGGCCAGATCACGCATAATGATCTGGACGGCTACCTGGCACATGGAGCCATGGGCGCCGCAGCCAGCAGCCATATTGCCGCTTATGCCCCCCGGGAAGACGAGCAGCAGGTTTCCGTCATCGGCCTGCGTCGCAAGATCGCAGAAAAAATGCAGGAGTCCAAACGCCGGATTCCCCATTTCACCTATGTCGAAGAAATCGACGTCACCGAACTCGAGGCGCTGCGCTCACGCCTGAACACGCAATGGGGCGCCGAGCGCGGCAAGCTGACCATACTGCCTTTGCTGGCACGCGCCATGGTGCTGGCTCTGCGCGATTTTCCGCAGATCAACGCCCGTTACGACGACGAGGCCGGTGTCGTAACCCGCTACGGCGCGGTTCACCTGGGCATAGCCGCCCAGACTGAGTCAGGCCTTATGGTGCCTGTGTTGCGGCATGCCGAAACGTTGGATCTATGGGCCTGCGCAGCCGAAATCTCAAGGCTGGCCGAAGCCGCCCGTACTGGTCGTGCGGCCCGCGAAGAGCTGTCGGGGTCCACCATTACCCTGACCAGTCTTGGCGCCCTGGGCGGAGTGGTTTCCACGCCCGTCATCAATCACCCCGAAGTGGCGATTGTGGGTGTGAACCGTATTGTCGAGCGTCCGGTCATCCTGGGCGGGGCGGTGGTGGCGCGCAAGATGATGAATCTTTCCTCGTCTTTCGACCATCGCGTGGTCGACGGCATGCACGCCGCCGAGTTCATACAAAAAATACGCGGATACCTGGAGTGTCCGGCCATGTTGTTCGTGGAGTAG
- a CDS encoding alpha-ketoacid dehydrogenase subunit beta codes for MEKHSKQNKTTPMTMIQALRSAMDVMLERDDNVVIFGQDVGYFGGVFRCTEGLQAKHGRHRVFDAPISEGGIVGAAVGMGAYGLRPVVEIQFADYFYPATDQIVSEAARLRYRSGGEFTAPLTIRMPCGGGIYGGQTHSQSPEAMFTHVSGLRTVMPSNPYDAKGLLIAAIESDDPVIFLEPKRLYNGPFDGHHDQPVVPWSKHPLGKVPEGYYTVPLESASVVRQGADLTVITYGTMVYVSEVAARESGIDAEIIDLRSLWPLDLDTITASVKKTGRCVILHEATQTSGFGAELATLVQEHCFYHLEAPIERIAGWDTPYPHAHEWAYFPSPKRVADAYRRAMDPDGAHRADVKGE; via the coding sequence ATGGAAAAACATTCCAAACAAAACAAGACCACGCCCATGACCATGATCCAGGCCTTGCGTTCGGCCATGGATGTCATGCTCGAGCGCGATGACAATGTCGTGATTTTTGGACAAGACGTCGGCTATTTCGGCGGCGTCTTCCGCTGCACCGAAGGGCTGCAGGCCAAACACGGACGCCATCGCGTGTTTGATGCGCCCATTTCCGAAGGCGGCATTGTGGGGGCGGCAGTCGGCATGGGTGCGTATGGCTTGCGTCCCGTGGTCGAAATCCAGTTCGCCGATTACTTTTATCCGGCCACCGACCAGATCGTGTCCGAGGCGGCACGTCTGCGTTATCGTTCGGGCGGCGAATTCACTGCGCCCCTGACCATACGCATGCCTTGCGGCGGCGGCATCTATGGCGGGCAAACCCACAGCCAAAGCCCGGAAGCCATGTTTACCCACGTCAGCGGCTTGCGCACGGTCATGCCGTCCAATCCCTACGATGCCAAAGGCCTGCTGATCGCCGCCATCGAAAGCGATGATCCGGTCATTTTTCTTGAGCCCAAGCGTTTGTATAACGGCCCCTTCGACGGCCATCACGATCAGCCGGTGGTGCCGTGGTCCAAACATCCCTTGGGTAAAGTCCCTGAAGGTTATTACACGGTACCGCTGGAGTCCGCCTCTGTCGTCCGCCAGGGCGCCGATCTTACGGTCATTACTTATGGCACCATGGTGTATGTATCTGAGGTTGCAGCCCGCGAATCGGGTATTGATGCAGAAATCATTGATTTACGCAGCCTATGGCCGCTCGATCTCGACACGATCACGGCTTCGGTCAAGAAAACCGGACGTTGTGTGATTTTGCACGAAGCCACGCAAACCAGCGGCTTTGGTGCCGAACTGGCCACTCTGGTGCAAGAGCACTGTTTTTATCATCTGGAAGCCCCCATCGAGCGCATAGCCGGCTGGGATACGCCGTATCCGCATGCACATGAATGGGCGTATTTCCCCAGTCCCAAGCGGGTTGCCGATGCCTATCGACGCGCCATGGATCCAGATGGGGCCCATAGGGCCGATGTGAAGGGGGAATAA
- a CDS encoding 3-methyl-2-oxobutanoate dehydrogenase (2-methylpropanoyl-transferring) subunit alpha produces the protein MRQNTPLRLHVPEPSGRPGHATDFSYLRLAPAGAVRKPPLDTSAIDTTDLAGTLVRVLDDDGKAIGPWAEPIAPELLRKGLQAMIKTRIFDARMVIAQRQKKMSFYMQSLGEEAIGVAQMLALSKGDMCFPSYRQQNLLIAQDVPLFDMMCQLFSNDGDRLKGRQLPVMYSMREHGFFSISGNLATQFVQAVGWAMASAIKGDTKIASAWIGDGATAAADFQTALTFAHVYRAPVILNVINNQWAISSFQALAGGESTTFAERGVGSGIASLRVDGNDFLAVHAASKWAVERARGNLGPTLIEWVSYRAGPHSTSDDPSKYRPADDWARFPLGDPIDRLKRHLIGIGAWSEDEHQHTQKEYEAEVIAAQKKAESHGTLATGQTSSVATMFEDVYKDMPWHLRRQRQKLGV, from the coding sequence ATGAGACAAAACACACCACTTCGGCTGCATGTGCCCGAGCCTTCCGGGCGCCCTGGGCACGCCACAGATTTCTCTTATCTGCGTCTGGCGCCTGCCGGTGCAGTTCGCAAACCCCCCCTAGACACTTCAGCCATCGACACTACCGATCTGGCGGGCACGCTTGTTCGTGTGCTCGATGACGATGGCAAGGCAATAGGCCCTTGGGCCGAGCCCATCGCGCCGGAATTGTTGCGCAAAGGGCTGCAGGCCATGATCAAGACCCGCATCTTCGATGCGCGCATGGTGATCGCGCAGCGCCAGAAAAAAATGTCGTTCTACATGCAGAGTCTGGGCGAAGAAGCCATAGGCGTGGCGCAGATGCTGGCGTTGTCCAAAGGCGATATGTGCTTCCCCTCGTATCGTCAGCAGAATCTGCTGATCGCGCAAGATGTGCCCTTGTTCGACATGATGTGCCAGCTGTTCTCCAACGATGGCGACCGCCTGAAGGGCCGTCAACTGCCTGTCATGTATTCCATGCGCGAGCACGGTTTCTTTTCCATTTCAGGCAATCTGGCCACGCAGTTTGTTCAGGCGGTGGGCTGGGCCATGGCTTCGGCCATCAAGGGCGACACCAAGATTGCGTCTGCCTGGATAGGCGACGGCGCCACGGCTGCGGCCGACTTCCAGACGGCGCTTACCTTTGCCCATGTGTATCGGGCGCCGGTCATACTGAACGTCATCAACAATCAGTGGGCCATTTCCAGCTTTCAGGCACTGGCGGGCGGCGAAAGCACAACGTTTGCCGAGCGGGGCGTGGGTAGCGGCATTGCCTCGCTGCGGGTCGATGGCAACGACTTCCTGGCAGTGCATGCGGCGTCCAAATGGGCAGTCGAACGAGCCCGCGGCAATCTTGGGCCTACCTTGATTGAGTGGGTTTCTTACCGTGCCGGCCCGCATTCCACGTCTGACGATCCCTCCAAGTACCGGCCGGCCGATGACTGGGCGCGTTTCCCGCTGGGCGATCCCATCGACCGCCTGAAACGGCATCTTATTGGCATAGGGGCCTGGTCCGAAGACGAGCATCAGCATACCCAGAAAGAATACGAAGCCGAAGTGATTGCCGCCCAGAAAAAGGCGGAAAGCCACGGCACTCTGGCCACAGGCCAAACCTCCAGCGTTGCGACCATGTTCGAGGATGTCTACAAAGACATGCCCTGGCATTTGCGCCGTCAACGTCAAAAATTGGGGGTCTAG
- the lpdA gene encoding dihydrolipoyl dehydrogenase — translation MQTTTLLIIGGGPGGYVAAIRAAQLGVQTTLIEAGNVGGTCLNIGCIPSKALIHAAEEFHKLTHYAGDSALGLSVQSPSLDVKQTVAWKDGIVARLTGGVGALLKKNGVQVVNGWARIIDGKTVEVETLGKAGKAVGTDKPQRFSCEHLLLATGSEPVELPFMPFGGPVISSTQALSPASLPGKMAVVGAGYIGLELGMAYAKLGVEVSIVEAQDRILPAYDAELVKPVQAALKKLGVVLHLSRRVLGLTDAGNGLRIASEQDDETVMPVDQVLVAVGRRPRTAGYGLESLLLDMNGAALRIDDQCRTSMRNVWAIGDVAGEPMLAHRAMAQGELAAELIAGQHRRFNPASIPAVCFTDPEIVVAGLAPDDAKRQGLDVVSAAFPFAANGRAMTLESTDGFVRVVARRDNHLIVGWQAVGQGVSELSAAFSQSLEMNARLEDVAGTIHAHPSLGEAVQEAAMRALGHALHI, via the coding sequence ATGCAAACGACGACTTTATTGATTATTGGCGGCGGGCCAGGCGGCTACGTGGCGGCCATACGGGCCGCGCAACTGGGTGTGCAAACGACGCTGATCGAGGCCGGCAATGTGGGCGGAACCTGCCTGAATATCGGCTGCATTCCGTCAAAGGCATTGATTCACGCAGCCGAAGAGTTCCACAAGCTCACCCATTATGCGGGTGATTCCGCCTTGGGGCTGAGCGTGCAGTCGCCCAGCCTGGACGTGAAGCAAACGGTGGCCTGGAAGGATGGCATTGTTGCCAGGCTGACGGGCGGGGTCGGCGCCTTGCTCAAAAAGAATGGCGTGCAAGTGGTGAATGGCTGGGCGCGCATCATCGACGGCAAGACGGTCGAGGTCGAGACTCTGGGAAAAGCCGGCAAGGCTGTCGGAACCGACAAGCCTCAACGCTTCAGCTGCGAGCACTTGTTGCTGGCCACTGGTTCAGAGCCTGTCGAACTGCCATTCATGCCTTTTGGCGGGCCGGTGATTTCCTCGACTCAGGCCTTGTCGCCGGCAAGCCTGCCCGGCAAAATGGCCGTGGTCGGCGCAGGTTATATCGGGCTCGAGCTGGGTATGGCTTACGCCAAGCTGGGCGTTGAAGTCAGCATTGTGGAAGCCCAAGACCGCATTTTGCCTGCTTACGACGCGGAGCTGGTCAAGCCGGTGCAGGCAGCCTTGAAGAAACTGGGTGTTGTCTTGCATCTGTCTCGTCGCGTCCTTGGCCTGACCGATGCCGGTAATGGCCTGCGCATTGCTTCCGAGCAGGACGACGAAACCGTCATGCCGGTCGATCAGGTGCTGGTGGCCGTAGGGCGCCGACCGCGTACGGCTGGTTATGGCCTCGAGTCATTGCTTCTTGACATGAATGGCGCTGCGCTGCGCATAGACGATCAGTGTCGTACGTCCATGCGCAATGTCTGGGCCATAGGCGATGTGGCGGGCGAACCCATGCTGGCGCACCGTGCCATGGCCCAGGGAGAACTGGCGGCTGAACTCATTGCAGGCCAGCATCGCCGATTCAATCCGGCATCGATACCGGCCGTGTGCTTTACCGATCCCGAGATCGTCGTGGCCGGCCTCGCCCCAGACGATGCCAAACGTCAGGGGCTGGATGTGGTCAGCGCCGCATTTCCATTTGCGGCCAATGGGCGTGCCATGACTCTGGAGTCCACCGACGGCTTTGTCAGAGTCGTGGCGCGGCGCGATAATCATTTGATCGTGGGCTGGCAGGCCGTGGGGCAGGGGGTGTCTGAACTGAGCGCGGCCTTTTCCCAGTCCCTGGAAATGAATGCGCGGCTTGAAGATGTGGCCGGCACCATACATGCCCATCCGTCTTTGGGTGAAGCGGTGCAAGAAGCGGCCATGCGTGCGCTGGGGCATGCTTTGCACATTTGA